The Toxoplasma gondii ME49 chromosome XII, whole genome shotgun sequence genome includes a region encoding these proteins:
- a CDS encoding hypothetical protein (encoded by transcript TGME49_249535) yields the protein MQGTRFVRVPVFYKNFPRNCALLTWSNLNRVNKEVRNSRASEHGASCQGNIRILLFCEICLEGETSHRMQVTRPAASSRQDLKSHWSSSRR from the exons ATGCAGGGAACGCGTTTTGTGCGGGTACCTGTCTTCTACAAAAACTTTCCTCGTAACTGTGCGTTGCTAACATGGTCGAACTTGAATCGGGTAAACAAAGAGGTTCGAAATTCTCGCGCGTCAGAACACGGCGCTAGCTGTCAAGGAAACATACGAATTTTGCTTTTCTGTGAAATCTGCTTGGAAGGCGAAACGTCGCATCGTATGCAAGTCACCAGGCCTGCAGCATCAAGTAGACAAGACCTGAAG TCGCACTGGTCTTCCTCGCGCCGCTAA